The Thiothrix subterranea genome has a segment encoding these proteins:
- the hemL gene encoding glutamate-1-semialdehyde 2,1-aminomutase produces MTRSETLFEQAKHSIPGGVNSPVRAFRSVGGSPRFIARAQGAYMWDADGNRLIDYVGSWGPMVAGHAHPEVVAAVQAAAVDGLSYGAPTALEITMAERICALMPSIDMVRMTSSGTEATMSAIRLARGFTGRDFLVKFEGGYHGHGDSLLVKAGSGALTFGQPSSPGVPAALAQYTLTLDYNNSTQVREVFAARGHEIACIIVEPVSGNMNCIPPVDGFLETLREVCDQSGAVLIFDEVMTGFRVALGGAQQVYGVKPDITTLGKIIGGGMPVGAFGGRRDIMEQLSPLGAVYQAGTLSGNPIAMTAGLKMLEIIARDDFYAELTSKTTYLLEGLQQVADAAGVPFTTQQVGGMFGLFFTTEPRIDTYAQVTQCNIQQFNRFFHGMLDRGVYLAPSAYEAGFVSNAHSQADLDETIAIAKDVFASL; encoded by the coding sequence GTGACCCGTTCTGAAACGTTATTTGAGCAAGCCAAACATTCCATTCCCGGTGGGGTTAATTCCCCGGTACGTGCCTTTCGCAGTGTCGGCGGTTCTCCCCGTTTTATTGCCCGTGCTCAAGGGGCGTATATGTGGGATGCAGACGGCAATCGCCTGATTGATTACGTCGGTTCGTGGGGGCCGATGGTCGCTGGTCACGCGCACCCCGAAGTCGTCGCTGCGGTGCAAGCCGCTGCGGTGGATGGTTTGAGCTACGGTGCGCCCACCGCGTTGGAAATCACCATGGCAGAGCGCATTTGCGCCCTCATGCCGTCGATTGACATGGTACGCATGACCAGTTCGGGCACGGAAGCCACCATGTCGGCGATTCGCTTGGCGCGTGGTTTTACCGGGCGCGATTTCTTGGTCAAGTTTGAAGGGGGCTATCATGGTCATGGCGACTCGTTGCTGGTGAAAGCCGGTTCGGGGGCATTGACGTTTGGACAACCGAGTTCCCCCGGTGTTCCCGCAGCATTGGCGCAATACACCCTGACGCTTGACTATAACAATAGCACACAGGTGCGCGAAGTGTTCGCGGCGCGGGGGCATGAAATTGCCTGCATTATCGTCGAACCCGTTTCCGGCAATATGAATTGCATCCCGCCTGTCGACGGTTTCCTCGAAACCTTGCGCGAGGTCTGTGATCAATCCGGTGCGGTGCTGATTTTCGATGAAGTCATGACCGGCTTTCGCGTGGCACTGGGCGGTGCGCAGCAGGTGTACGGCGTGAAACCTGACATTACCACGCTGGGTAAAATCATTGGTGGCGGAATGCCGGTCGGCGCGTTCGGCGGCAGGCGTGACATTATGGAACAGTTGTCGCCGTTGGGCGCGGTGTATCAGGCTGGCACGTTATCCGGCAACCCGATTGCGATGACGGCCGGGTTGAAAATGCTGGAAATCATTGCCCGTGATGATTTTTACGCGGAATTGACCAGCAAAACCACGTATTTACTGGAAGGTTTGCAGCAAGTTGCTGATGCTGCCGGTGTGCCGTTTACCACCCAGCAAGTGGGCGGAATGTTCGGTTTGTTTTTCACCACCGAACCACGCATTGACACTTACGCGCAAGTGACGCAATGCAATATTCAACAATTCAACCGCTTTTTCCACGGCATGTTAGACCGGGGCGTGTATCTCGCACCGTCGGCGTATGAGGCGGGATTTGTATCCAACGCTCATAGCCAAGCCGATTTGGATGAAACCATCGCCATTGCCAAAGATGTATTTGCCAGCTTATAA
- a CDS encoding histone deacetylase family protein: MTVAVITHSHCHLHDNGSPHHPECAERLDAINNRMIMSGVDWISRHYDSHCAEREHLLRVHDAEYVERVFATAPASGHTVLDGDTGMNPHSLDAALHAAGAAVMAVDLVMAGSHKHTFCAIRPPGHHAGRNRAAGFCIFNNVAVGAAHAIEVYGIERVAIIDFDVHHGDGTEEIFSGNDKVMFCSSFQHPFYPFSGADTDVPNIRNLPLPAGTGGAAWREAVEASWLPALREFKPELVMISAGFDSHLEDDMGGFNLVERDYIWITKALCQIAKEFAAGRVVSCLEGGYELSPLGRAVTAHIKELAEFH; the protein is encoded by the coding sequence ATGACCGTCGCTGTAATTACCCATTCGCATTGCCATTTGCACGATAATGGCTCACCTCACCATCCCGAATGTGCGGAACGTCTGGATGCCATTAACAACCGCATGATTATGTCGGGTGTGGACTGGATTTCACGCCATTACGACTCGCATTGTGCTGAGCGCGAACACCTGTTGCGGGTGCATGATGCAGAATACGTGGAGCGCGTGTTTGCTACCGCGCCTGCTTCAGGGCATACCGTGCTGGATGGTGATACGGGCATGAATCCGCATTCGCTGGATGCTGCTTTGCACGCAGCGGGTGCTGCGGTCATGGCGGTCGATTTGGTAATGGCAGGCTCGCACAAACACACGTTTTGCGCGATTCGCCCGCCCGGTCATCATGCTGGGCGCAACCGTGCGGCGGGTTTTTGCATTTTCAACAATGTCGCGGTGGGCGCTGCTCATGCCATTGAGGTGTATGGCATTGAACGGGTGGCGATTATTGATTTCGACGTACACCACGGTGATGGCACGGAAGAAATTTTCAGCGGCAATGACAAGGTAATGTTCTGCTCATCGTTCCAGCACCCGTTTTACCCGTTTAGCGGTGCAGATACCGATGTTCCCAATATTCGCAACCTGCCGCTGCCTGCCGGAACGGGGGGTGCGGCATGGCGTGAAGCGGTGGAAGCCAGTTGGCTGCCCGCCTTGCGTGAGTTTAAACCGGAATTGGTGATGATTTCCGCCGGGTTTGATTCGCATCTGGAAGACGATATGGGCGGCTTTAATCTGGTGGAACGCGATTATATTTGGATCACCAAAGCGTTGTGCCAGATTGCCAAGGAGTTTGCCGCAGGTCGCGTGGTGTCATGCTTGGAAGGTGGCTATGAATTATCACCGCTGGGGCGGGCGGTAACGGCGCATATCAAAGAATTGGCGGAATTTCACTAA
- a CDS encoding FHA domain-containing protein yields the protein MATMILEIQTRGLNQYHRLEQFPVTIGRALDNDVILSDNSVSPYHLRLEQDAKGQVFVHNLSSENGTRLNKHQLGLQPVQAPIPSQLLLGNRRLRLASTAMPVETTHVSRCGGLFTPFCKPLWAVLLLLLTVVSLLLNDYLNVTTAKDPLFYISGVLPTLVWMLFATLVISGMTRLFTHRWEFAPALSVVSLFNLLPMVLEEISGWLSYFLTSDAPFTWLMTGVSGFVLIPALLYAYLHWVLSQKRLPALGIALILSALPLGLRAISVLDQVTLANEFSSEPYYHQGLSSLNIHANPPLSLEAYLQQAADALPSQLEEE from the coding sequence ATGGCAACCATGATTTTGGAAATTCAAACACGCGGTTTGAATCAATACCACCGTTTGGAGCAGTTCCCGGTAACGATTGGGCGGGCGCTGGATAATGATGTGATTCTCTCCGATAACTCGGTGTCGCCCTACCATTTGCGTTTGGAGCAAGACGCTAAGGGGCAGGTATTCGTTCACAATTTGTCGAGTGAAAACGGTACGCGCCTGAATAAGCACCAGCTTGGCTTGCAGCCCGTGCAAGCGCCGATTCCGAGTCAACTATTGTTGGGTAATCGCCGTTTGCGCTTAGCGTCGACTGCGATGCCGGTGGAAACCACACACGTTAGCCGTTGCGGGGGCTTGTTTACGCCTTTTTGTAAGCCGTTGTGGGCAGTGTTGTTGCTGTTGTTGACCGTGGTATCGCTGTTGCTGAACGATTATTTGAATGTGACAACGGCTAAAGATCCGCTGTTTTACATCAGTGGGGTGCTGCCGACCTTGGTGTGGATGCTGTTTGCGACCTTGGTGATTAGTGGCATGACGCGCTTGTTTACACACCGTTGGGAATTTGCCCCTGCCTTGAGTGTGGTGTCATTGTTTAATCTCCTGCCGATGGTATTGGAAGAAATAAGCGGTTGGCTGAGTTATTTTCTGACCTCGGATGCGCCGTTTACCTGGCTCATGACCGGCGTCAGTGGTTTCGTGCTGATACCGGCGTTGTTGTATGCTTATCTGCATTGGGTATTGAGTCAGAAACGTTTGCCTGCTTTGGGTATCGCTTTGATTTTGAGCGCCTTGCCCTTGGGATTACGGGCGATTAGTGTGCTGGATCAAGTAACGCTGGCGAATGAGTTTTCCAGCGAGCCGTATTACCATCAGGGATTGAGTTCGTTGAATATTCACGCGAATCCGCCGCTGTCATTGGAAGCGTATTTGCAGCAAGCCGCAGACGCGCTGCCCTCGCAGTTGGAAGAAGAGTAA
- the thiE gene encoding thiamine phosphate synthase yields MQGLYVITDGSTGDVLLNKVEQALRGGAAIVQYRDKTTDQARREQEATALRSLCQQHYALFIINDDVALAKAVQADGVHVGRDDSALTAAREALGTAAIIGVSCYNQLELALNAAEQGADYIAFGSFFPSPTKPNAPRATLELLHQARQQLTLPICAIGGITLENAPDLLANGADMLAVITDVFNSQAIAEQAIRYQALIREHSLAQSA; encoded by the coding sequence ATGCAAGGACTCTACGTCATCACCGACGGCTCAACCGGCGACGTGCTGTTGAACAAAGTCGAACAAGCCCTACGCGGCGGTGCGGCTATCGTGCAATACCGCGACAAAACCACCGATCAAGCACGGCGCGAACAGGAAGCGACCGCCTTGCGCTCACTCTGCCAGCAACACTACGCACTTTTTATCATCAACGACGATGTGGCCTTAGCAAAAGCGGTACAAGCCGACGGCGTACACGTCGGTCGTGACGATTCCGCTTTAACTGCTGCAAGGGAAGCCTTGGGAACAGCCGCGATTATCGGCGTATCCTGCTACAACCAGCTAGAGCTGGCACTGAATGCAGCGGAGCAGGGTGCAGATTACATCGCCTTCGGCAGCTTTTTCCCCTCGCCCACCAAACCCAATGCACCCCGCGCTACGCTGGAATTGTTACACCAAGCGCGTCAGCAACTCACGCTACCCATTTGTGCTATCGGTGGTATTACGTTGGAGAATGCCCCCGATTTGCTGGCAAACGGCGCAGATATGCTGGCGGTCATCACCGATGTATTCAATAGCCAGGCGATTGCAGAACAGGCGATCCGCTATCAGGCACTGATTCGGGAACATAGTCTGGCTCAGTCGGCATAG
- the thiD gene encoding bifunctional hydroxymethylpyrimidine kinase/phosphomethylpyrimidine kinase: MLTEHSVASAVPVVMTLAGHDPTGGAGIQADSEAIASQGCHAVSVITCLTVQDTRNVQRIEPLADYLIEQQAEALLADMPIAAFKIGLLGSVEVVQAVHRILLQAPDVPVILDPVLAAGGGKDFANAQLLGAIREYLLPLTTLLTPNVPEATQLAVRGEALDEQAFSLLDQGCEYVLLTGTHAETERVENALYGDGKRLRTWLWERLPETYHGSGCTLASACAANLAKGMEMSKAVAAAQAYTWGSLQAGRKIGRGQWMPDRFYWTK; the protein is encoded by the coding sequence TTGCTAACAGAGCATAGCGTTGCATCGGCAGTGCCGGTGGTAATGACCTTGGCGGGGCATGACCCCACGGGTGGGGCAGGCATTCAAGCAGACAGTGAGGCGATTGCCAGTCAAGGCTGTCATGCGGTGAGTGTGATTACCTGTTTGACCGTACAAGATACCCGCAATGTGCAACGCATTGAGCCGCTGGCGGATTATTTGATTGAGCAGCAAGCAGAGGCGTTGTTGGCGGATATGCCAATTGCGGCATTCAAAATCGGTTTGCTGGGCAGTGTGGAAGTGGTGCAAGCGGTGCATCGCATTCTGTTGCAAGCGCCGGATGTGCCGGTGATTCTTGACCCGGTGTTGGCGGCTGGGGGTGGCAAGGACTTTGCCAATGCGCAATTGTTGGGGGCAATTCGTGAGTATTTGTTGCCCCTTACCACGTTACTGACGCCGAATGTGCCGGAAGCTACGCAACTGGCGGTACGTGGTGAGGCGCTGGATGAACAAGCCTTTTCCTTGCTGGATCAGGGTTGTGAATACGTGTTGCTGACCGGTACTCATGCCGAAACTGAGCGCGTGGAAAATGCGCTGTATGGCGATGGTAAGCGCTTGCGTACTTGGTTGTGGGAACGGCTGCCGGAAACTTACCACGGTTCGGGTTGTACGCTGGCTTCGGCGTGCGCGGCGAATCTGGCGAAGGGGATGGAAATGAGCAAAGCGGTGGCGGCGGCGCAGGCGTATACGTGGGGTAGCTTGCAGGCGGGGCGGAAGATCGGGCGTGGGCAGTGGATGCCGGATCGGTTTTATTGGACGAAGTAG
- a CDS encoding bifunctional acetate--CoA ligase family protein/GNAT family N-acetyltransferase, whose product MSHHYLNQLFAPQSVAVFGASEREKAVGTVVFQNLLSAGFKGALYPINPKHTEIQGQAAYPTLVALNKPVDLAVVATPAATVPSIIRQCGEHGVKGVVVLSAGFAEAGNRGQRLQKDITDIARQYAMHIIGPNCLGIMRPSVGLNATFSRNQAQAGNLALVSQSGAMCTAILDWAATQGIGFSTVITLGDTADVDFGDTLDYLALDPKTDSILLYVEGIHDARGFMSGLRTASRMKPVIVLKAGRYEEGSRAVMSHTGAIVGGDDAFDAALERAGVVRANTIAQLFSAAQILSSGIRVQQDRLLIITNGGGPGVMATDRAVEMGLRMAEVSPTTLAELNKVLPFTWSHGNPVDILGDADPERYAAALKICMQDDNLDGILVMLTPQAMTDPAGVAATVIGTCDANKKGKHCKPILTCWMGEQQVAAGRKLLAEAGVPHFRTPEAAVEAFAYLTQYRSNQKLLMQVPPSVQEQKTEPDVDGARLIIESVLAEGRRALSTTESRAILSAFRIPALPTILVRSPAEALVAAESLGYPVVLKISSPDIHHKSDVDGVRLNVASAHAVRSVYQELLETTRRNLPEARIDGVTVESMYHSNSSRELMIGVVRDPVFGPVISFGMGGTSVEIHRDRAVALPPLNDYMIKKTVCRTRVARLLGKFRNMPPIHFDSLWKVMQRVSEMVCELPEIVEMDINPLMADANGVMAVDARFIINYPPTTARRYDHMAIHPYPNDLVKRQQLPDGTDIVIRPIRPEDAEMEQEFVRNLSKESRYMRFMQALRELTPDMLVRLTQIDYDREMAFLALTRQDGQEVEMGVARYAINPDKMSCEFALVIADGWQNRGLGGLMMQTLIDAARAKGLRTIEGEVLPHNHGMLKLMQRLGFTRHQDGMDDGVVMVSKRLGDSCC is encoded by the coding sequence ATGAGCCACCATTACTTAAATCAATTATTTGCCCCGCAAAGCGTCGCGGTATTCGGTGCGAGTGAGCGGGAAAAAGCCGTGGGAACCGTGGTGTTCCAGAATTTATTGTCCGCAGGGTTTAAAGGGGCATTATACCCCATCAACCCCAAGCACACGGAGATTCAAGGTCAAGCAGCTTATCCGACTTTAGTCGCGTTGAACAAGCCGGTTGACCTAGCAGTGGTAGCAACGCCTGCTGCGACTGTCCCTAGTATTATTCGCCAATGCGGTGAACACGGGGTCAAGGGTGTGGTGGTGCTGTCCGCTGGGTTTGCCGAAGCGGGTAATCGCGGGCAGCGTTTGCAAAAAGACATTACCGATATTGCCCGCCAATACGCGATGCACATCATTGGCCCGAATTGTTTGGGCATTATGCGTCCCTCCGTCGGTTTGAATGCCACGTTTAGCCGTAATCAGGCGCAAGCCGGTAATCTGGCGTTGGTGTCGCAATCCGGCGCGATGTGTACCGCGATTTTGGATTGGGCAGCCACGCAAGGTATTGGTTTTTCCACCGTGATTACCTTGGGCGATACGGCGGATGTGGATTTCGGTGATACGCTGGATTATTTGGCGCTTGACCCCAAAACCGACAGCATTTTGCTGTATGTGGAAGGCATTCACGATGCACGCGGCTTCATGAGCGGTTTGCGCACGGCTTCGCGCATGAAGCCGGTGATTGTGTTGAAAGCAGGGCGTTACGAAGAAGGTTCTCGTGCAGTAATGTCGCACACGGGCGCGATTGTGGGCGGCGATGATGCCTTTGATGCCGCGCTGGAACGTGCCGGTGTGGTACGCGCCAATACCATTGCGCAACTGTTTTCGGCGGCACAAATCCTTTCCTCCGGCATTCGCGTGCAGCAAGACCGCTTGCTAATTATCACCAATGGCGGCGGCCCCGGAGTGATGGCGACGGATCGGGCGGTGGAAATGGGTTTGCGCATGGCAGAGGTTTCCCCCACTACTTTGGCAGAATTGAATAAAGTATTGCCATTCACGTGGTCGCACGGCAATCCGGTGGATATTCTCGGTGATGCTGACCCGGAACGTTACGCGGCGGCGCTGAAAATTTGTATGCAGGATGACAACCTCGACGGCATTCTGGTGATGTTGACCCCACAAGCCATGACCGACCCCGCTGGTGTGGCTGCCACGGTGATCGGCACATGCGATGCCAATAAAAAAGGTAAGCATTGCAAGCCGATTCTCACTTGTTGGATGGGTGAACAACAGGTCGCTGCTGGGCGCAAGCTTTTGGCAGAAGCCGGTGTGCCGCATTTCCGTACCCCGGAAGCAGCGGTGGAGGCGTTTGCTTACCTCACCCAATACCGCAGTAATCAGAAATTGCTGATGCAAGTCCCGCCGTCGGTGCAGGAGCAAAAAACCGAGCCGGACGTGGACGGGGCGCGGTTAATCATCGAAAGCGTGCTGGCAGAAGGGCGGCGGGCACTGTCTACCACCGAATCGCGGGCGATTTTGTCGGCGTTTCGCATTCCTGCATTACCCACTATTTTGGTGCGTAGCCCAGCAGAAGCTTTGGTTGCAGCGGAATCCTTGGGGTATCCGGTGGTGCTGAAAATCAGTTCCCCCGATATTCACCACAAGTCGGACGTGGATGGGGTGCGCCTCAACGTTGCCAGCGCCCACGCGGTGCGCAGCGTTTACCAAGAATTGCTGGAGACCACCCGCCGTAATTTGCCGGAAGCGCGGATTGATGGCGTGACCGTGGAAAGCATGTACCACAGCAATTCCTCGCGGGAACTGATGATCGGCGTGGTGCGTGACCCGGTATTCGGCCCGGTGATAAGTTTCGGCATGGGCGGCACCTCGGTGGAAATTCACCGCGACCGCGCCGTGGCATTGCCACCCTTGAACGATTACATGATTAAGAAAACCGTGTGCCGTACCCGTGTGGCGCGTTTGCTGGGTAAATTCCGCAATATGCCGCCGATCCATTTCGATTCCTTGTGGAAAGTGATGCAGCGCGTCTCCGAAATGGTGTGTGAATTGCCGGAAATAGTGGAAATGGACATCAATCCACTGATGGCGGATGCTAACGGGGTAATGGCGGTGGATGCGCGTTTCATCATCAACTACCCGCCAACCACGGCGCGGCGTTATGATCACATGGCGATTCACCCCTACCCGAATGATTTGGTGAAGCGTCAGCAGTTGCCGGATGGCACGGATATTGTGATTCGCCCGATTCGCCCCGAAGACGCGGAAATGGAGCAAGAGTTCGTGCGCAACTTGTCGAAAGAATCGCGTTACATGCGTTTCATGCAGGCATTGCGCGAACTCACGCCCGACATGTTGGTGCGTCTTACGCAAATTGATTATGACCGTGAAATGGCGTTTCTGGCGCTGACCCGTCAAGACGGGCAGGAAGTGGAAATGGGGGTGGCGCGTTACGCGATTAACCCCGATAAAATGAGTTGCGAATTTGCGCTGGTGATTGCCGATGGCTGGCAGAACCGGGGCTTGGGTGGCTTGATGATGCAAACCTTGATTGATGCGGCACGGGCAAAAGGCTTGCGTACCATTGAGGGCGAGGTATTGCCGCATAACCACGGGATGCTGAAATTGATGCAGCGTTTGGGGTTCACCCGTCATCAGGATGGGATGGACGATGGTGTCGTGATGGTGAGTAAACGGTTAGGAGATTCCTGTTGCTAA
- a CDS encoding CoB--CoM heterodisulfide reductase iron-sulfur subunit A family protein: MTDVVATNQTIIVVGGGISGMTTALEAAETGKQVILLEKRPYLGGRVSQLYKYFPKMCHPTCGQEINQRRIKMNKNLTVITQAEVSNISGEKGDYTVSVTITPRYVNSHCTACGDCAKAATTEFDDEFNYNLGKRKSVYLPNAMAFPQQYVIDQRIIGTAEADAAKAACKYGAIELDQQVEILDLKAGAVVFATGWKPYDANKIQAYGYDRFANVITNVEFERLMDPHGPTGGKLLRPSDGKEAKNIAFIQCAGSRDKNHLAHCSRICCMASLKQTNYVQEKFGDDGKSTIYYIDMRAIDRFDDFYQNVQANPNVSFIKSKVAKVEEDKATGNPVLHGVDTEGYKRYANQHDLVVLATGMEPSVDFKGFPIKILVNDEGFIEHDDSNGGIFAAGVASDALDVNRAVQHATAAALRAVQVVNQVAGA, encoded by the coding sequence ATGACGGATGTCGTTGCAACCAACCAGACCATTATCGTCGTCGGCGGCGGTATCAGTGGCATGACCACTGCACTCGAAGCAGCCGAAACGGGTAAGCAGGTCATTTTGCTAGAAAAACGCCCTTACTTAGGGGGACGTGTTTCCCAGCTTTACAAATACTTCCCTAAAATGTGTCACCCGACCTGCGGTCAAGAAATCAATCAACGCCGCATTAAGATGAACAAAAATCTCACGGTGATTACGCAGGCGGAAGTGTCCAACATCAGCGGAGAAAAGGGCGATTACACGGTTTCCGTGACCATTACCCCGCGTTACGTCAACAGCCATTGCACCGCTTGCGGCGACTGCGCCAAGGCTGCCACGACTGAATTTGACGACGAATTCAACTACAACCTCGGCAAGCGCAAGAGCGTTTACCTGCCCAACGCGATGGCATTCCCGCAGCAATACGTGATTGACCAGCGCATCATTGGCACTGCCGAAGCCGACGCTGCCAAAGCTGCCTGCAAATACGGTGCAATCGAACTGGATCAGCAAGTCGAAATCCTCGACCTGAAAGCCGGTGCGGTGGTATTTGCGACAGGCTGGAAACCTTACGACGCGAACAAGATTCAGGCTTACGGCTACGACCGTTTTGCTAACGTCATTACCAATGTCGAATTTGAACGCTTGATGGATCCACACGGTCCCACGGGCGGCAAATTGCTGCGCCCATCCGACGGTAAAGAAGCGAAAAACATCGCCTTCATTCAGTGCGCGGGTTCGCGGGACAAAAACCATCTGGCACATTGCTCACGCATTTGCTGTATGGCTTCCCTCAAGCAAACCAACTACGTGCAAGAAAAGTTTGGTGACGACGGTAAATCCACGATTTACTACATCGACATGCGGGCGATTGACCGTTTTGACGATTTCTACCAAAACGTGCAAGCCAACCCGAACGTCAGCTTCATCAAGTCCAAAGTGGCAAAGGTTGAAGAAGACAAAGCGACTGGCAACCCCGTGCTGCACGGCGTGGATACCGAAGGTTACAAGCGTTACGCCAACCAGCACGATCTGGTGGTATTGGCAACGGGCATGGAACCCAGCGTGGATTTCAAAGGTTTCCCGATCAAGATTCTGGTCAACGATGAAGGCTTCATCGAACATGACGACAGCAACGGCGGCATTTTTGCGGCTGGGGTTGCCTCCGACGCGCTGGACGTAAACCGCGCCGTGCAACACGCCACAGCCGCCGCGTTGCGTGCGGTGCAAGTCGTCAATCAGGTAGCAGGAGCATAA
- a CDS encoding S1 family peptidase, with the protein MSLRLLLLLATLWLGVALPSWAENSSSSIYSDVEASVYQVRVINQQTGKKTAIGSAFVVMRPDIIATNYHVVSTYINNPEGDFALDYLSTSGNTGRLELLAVDVLHDLAVLKADTNLGTPLQIAKIPPKGARLYSLGNPMDKGFSIVEGTNNGVMKSSDDNNILFSGSLNSGMSGGPTLDENKNVVGINVATSGNGLSYLVPADYLAIILERLKLTGFQADADIGQRITEQLKSNADKYVQNLQKREWTLQQLGRFKVPMDVTSVVRCWDNSDKPKPDTLMRSYFTQCSNESSIYLDDELEVGTLDYEYVWFDAGETIPARFYRYYEIMNASVSASGAGKQDVTNFECFTDFTLIAGQEFKMTVCRRDYLNYTGLSDLLVTAALVGHKRQGMLFNLDMTGTTFESGMALLQRMLGDFKWQP; encoded by the coding sequence GTGTCGTTAAGACTTTTGCTTTTGTTGGCGACCCTGTGGTTAGGGGTCGCCTTGCCGTCGTGGGCGGAAAACAGTTCTTCTTCCATTTATTCCGATGTGGAAGCATCGGTTTATCAAGTGCGGGTGATCAATCAGCAAACCGGCAAAAAAACCGCGATTGGCTCGGCGTTTGTGGTGATGCGCCCGGATATTATTGCGACCAATTATCACGTCGTCAGCACCTACATCAATAACCCGGAAGGCGATTTTGCTTTGGATTATTTGTCGACTTCCGGCAATACCGGGCGTTTGGAATTGCTGGCGGTGGATGTGTTGCACGACCTTGCGGTGTTGAAAGCCGATACCAATTTAGGCACACCGTTGCAAATTGCGAAGATTCCACCCAAGGGGGCGCGGTTATATTCCTTGGGAAATCCGATGGATAAAGGCTTTTCAATTGTGGAAGGCACCAATAACGGGGTGATGAAATCCAGCGATGATAATAATATCCTGTTTTCTGGCAGCCTGAATTCTGGGATGAGTGGCGGCCCTACCTTGGATGAGAACAAAAACGTGGTGGGGATCAACGTGGCGACGTCGGGCAATGGCTTGAGTTACCTCGTACCGGCTGACTATTTGGCAATCATTCTGGAACGGCTGAAATTGACCGGATTTCAGGCGGATGCGGATATTGGGCAGCGCATTACGGAGCAATTGAAAAGCAACGCCGATAAGTATGTGCAAAATTTGCAGAAGCGGGAATGGACGCTTCAGCAACTGGGGCGTTTCAAAGTGCCGATGGATGTTACCAGCGTGGTGCGTTGCTGGGATAACAGCGATAAACCCAAACCGGATACCTTAATGCGTTCGTATTTCACCCAGTGCAGCAATGAGAGCAGCATTTATCTGGATGATGAGCTGGAAGTGGGTACTTTGGACTACGAGTATGTGTGGTTTGATGCGGGGGAAACGATTCCGGCACGCTTTTACCGTTATTACGAGATTATGAATGCCAGCGTGTCAGCGAGTGGGGCGGGCAAGCAAGATGTGACCAATTTTGAGTGTTTCACCGATTTTACGCTGATTGCCGGGCAAGAATTCAAAATGACGGTGTGTCGGCGTGATTACCTCAATTATACCGGGCTGAGTGATTTGCTGGTGACGGCGGCGTTGGTGGGGCATAAGCGTCAGGGAATGCTGTTTAATTTGGACATGACCGGCACAACGTTTGAGAGTGGCATGGCGTTGTTGCAGCGCATGTTGGGGGATTTCAAATGGCAACCATGA
- a CDS encoding PIN domain-containing protein — MNVEYFVDSNVWLYAFMDETEPKHATANALIAQAGIVLSTQVVNEVCSNLIRKSGYNEQEIQQTIENLRTNHTILDVSLAIIQRASSLREAYRLSYWDSLIIATAQDASCSIVYSEDMQHGLKIGSLTILNPFKPLNP, encoded by the coding sequence ATGAACGTTGAGTATTTCGTTGACTCCAACGTCTGGCTATATGCGTTTATGGACGAAACCGAGCCAAAACATGCGACCGCCAATGCATTAATTGCACAGGCTGGTATTGTGCTAAGCACTCAAGTCGTCAACGAGGTTTGTAGCAACCTTATCCGCAAATCAGGTTACAACGAGCAGGAAATTCAGCAAACCATCGAAAATCTACGGACAAACCATACTATTCTGGATGTATCGCTGGCTATTATCCAGCGAGCATCCTCATTGCGGGAAGCTTATCGTTTGTCCTATTGGGACAGTTTGATCATTGCCACAGCACAAGATGCAAGCTGTTCAATCGTCTATTCTGAAGACATGCAACACGGCTTGAAAATTGGTAGCCTGACTATTCTCAACCCCTTCAAGCCTCTCAATCCGTAA